In Thalassotalea sp. Sam97, a single window of DNA contains:
- the rpsA gene encoding 30S ribosomal protein S1, with protein sequence MTENFAQLFEESLKEIETRPGSIIKGMVVRIEKDNVLVDAGLKSESVISIDQFKNSAGEVEINVGDEVDVALDATDDGFGETILSREKAKRFEAWQFLEKAYEEKETVVGVINGKVKGGFTVEVSNIRAFLPGSLVDVRPVRDTAHLEGKDLEFKVIKLDQKRNNVVVSRRAVIESESSVERDALLENLQEGQEVKGIVKNLTDYGAFVDLGGIDGLLHITDMAWKRVKHPSEIVNVGDEISVKVLKFDRERTRVSLGMKQLGEDPWAAIANRYPEGSKLTGRITNLTDYGCFVEIQEGVEGLVHVSEMDWTNKNIHPSKVVNLGDEVEVMVLEIDEERRRISLGLKQCIPNPWEEFAKNFSKGDKVTGKIKSITDFGIFIGLEGGIDGLVHLSDISWNGGEEAVREYKKGDEIAAVVLQVDPERERISLGVKQTEEDPFNNYLADNKKGAVVTGTIVEVDAKGAKVELAEGVEGYIRVADISRERIEDATTELTAGDSIEAKFVGVDRKNRAISLSIKAKDQAEERQALENVNAADEGSFTNAMAEAFKNAKN encoded by the coding sequence ATGACTGAAAATTTTGCACAGCTTTTTGAAGAAAGCTTAAAAGAAATCGAAACACGCCCTGGTTCAATCATCAAGGGTATGGTTGTACGCATCGAAAAAGATAACGTATTAGTTGACGCTGGCCTTAAGTCAGAGTCTGTTATCTCTATCGACCAATTCAAAAACTCTGCTGGTGAAGTAGAAATCAACGTTGGCGACGAAGTTGACGTAGCTCTAGACGCTACTGATGACGGTTTCGGTGAAACTATCCTTTCTCGTGAGAAAGCGAAGCGTTTCGAAGCTTGGCAGTTCCTTGAAAAAGCTTACGAAGAGAAAGAGACTGTTGTTGGTGTTATCAACGGTAAAGTTAAAGGTGGCTTCACTGTTGAAGTTTCTAACATCCGTGCCTTCCTACCAGGTTCTTTAGTAGATGTTCGTCCAGTACGTGACACTGCGCACCTTGAAGGTAAAGATTTAGAATTCAAAGTTATCAAGCTTGATCAAAAACGCAACAACGTTGTTGTTTCTCGTCGTGCAGTTATCGAATCAGAAAGCTCAGTTGAGCGCGATGCACTTCTTGAAAACCTACAAGAAGGTCAAGAAGTTAAAGGTATCGTTAAGAACCTTACTGATTACGGTGCGTTCGTTGACCTTGGTGGTATCGACGGTCTACTACACATCACTGATATGGCTTGGAAGCGTGTTAAGCACCCAAGTGAAATCGTTAATGTTGGTGACGAAATCAGCGTTAAAGTTCTTAAGTTCGACCGTGAGCGTACCCGTGTATCACTAGGTATGAAGCAATTAGGCGAAGATCCATGGGCAGCTATTGCTAACCGTTACCCAGAAGGTTCTAAGCTAACTGGTCGCATCACTAACTTAACTGACTACGGTTGTTTCGTTGAAATCCAAGAAGGCGTTGAAGGTCTTGTTCACGTTTCTGAAATGGATTGGACTAACAAAAACATCCACCCATCTAAGGTTGTTAACCTAGGTGACGAAGTTGAAGTTATGGTTCTTGAAATCGACGAAGAGCGTCGTCGTATTTCTCTAGGTCTTAAGCAATGTATCCCGAACCCATGGGAAGAGTTTGCTAAGAACTTCAGCAAAGGTGACAAAGTTACTGGTAAGATCAAGTCAATCACTGACTTCGGTATCTTCATCGGTCTTGAAGGTGGTATCGACGGTCTTGTTCACTTATCTGACATTTCTTGGAATGGCGGTGAAGAAGCTGTTCGTGAATACAAGAAAGGCGATGAGATCGCAGCTGTTGTACTACAAGTTGACCCAGAGCGTGAGCGTATCTCTTTAGGCGTTAAGCAAACTGAAGAAGATCCATTCAACAACTACTTAGCAGACAACAAGAAAGGTGCCGTAGTTACTGGTACTATCGTTGAAGTTGATGCTAAAGGTGCTAAAGTTGAGCTAGCTGAAGGCGTTGAAGGTTACATCCGTGTAGCTGACATCTCTCGTGAGCGCATCGAAGACGCAACTACTGAGCTAACTGCTGGTGACAGCATTGAAGCTAAGTTTGTTGGTGTTGATCGTAAGAACCGCGCTATCAGCCTATCTATCAAGGCGAAAGACCAAGCTGAAGAGCGTCAAGCGTTAGAAAACGTTAACGCTGCTGACGAAGGTTCATTCACCAACGCAATGGCTGAAGCATTCAAAAACGCTAAAAACTAA
- the yeiP gene encoding elongation factor P-like protein YeiP, translated as MPKASDIKKNQAIEHNGRVFFVKDIQRSVPQGRAGGSIYRMRLYDAVTGGKVDESFKDSDMLNLADLTRRQAMFSYVDGDEWVFMDNEDYTPYNINVSSISDEAQFINESTEGLYVVIIDGNPVSVELPPSVDLEVVETDPSIKGASATSRTKPATLSTGLVIQVPEYISTGDRVKVNTEEKKFMSRADK; from the coding sequence ATGCCAAAGGCAAGTGACATCAAAAAGAATCAGGCGATTGAACATAATGGTCGCGTATTTTTTGTAAAAGATATCCAGCGTTCGGTTCCTCAGGGTCGAGCTGGTGGTAGTATTTACCGTATGCGTTTATACGATGCCGTAACTGGCGGTAAAGTAGATGAGTCGTTTAAAGATTCAGATATGCTAAATTTAGCTGATTTAACACGTCGTCAAGCGATGTTTTCATACGTTGATGGTGATGAATGGGTGTTCATGGATAATGAAGATTACACCCCTTATAACATCAATGTATCGTCTATCAGTGATGAAGCACAATTCATAAATGAAAGCACAGAAGGTCTTTACGTGGTGATCATTGACGGTAACCCGGTATCGGTTGAGCTACCACCAAGCGTTGACTTAGAGGTGGTTGAAACGGATCCGTCAATCAAAGGCGCATCGGCGACCTCTCGTACTAAGCCTGCGACATTAAGCACGGGGTTAGTCATTCAGGTGCCAGAATACATTTCTACTGGTGATCGTGTTAAAGTGAATACCGAAGAAAAGAAATTCATGAGCCGCGCAGATAAGTAG
- the pyrF gene encoding orotidine-5'-phosphate decarboxylase produces MSDAKVVVALDFAEQAQALSFVDKIQPSDAKLKVGKEMFTHFGPEFVKGLVNRGFDVFLDLKFHDIPNTVAKAVQAAADLGVWMVNVHASGGTKMMTQAKTALESYGDDAPLLIAVTVLTSMSEHDLRELGINVSPEQHVMNLAKLTQQAGLDGVVCSAQEAAMLKQNLGQDFKLVTPGIRPVGSAVDDQKRIMTPPQAIDLGVDYLVIGRPITKAADPHQVLQEINQSIIV; encoded by the coding sequence ATGTCAGACGCGAAGGTTGTTGTCGCCCTGGATTTTGCTGAACAAGCACAAGCATTGTCATTCGTTGATAAAATACAGCCAAGTGACGCTAAATTGAAAGTCGGTAAAGAGATGTTTACTCACTTTGGCCCTGAATTTGTAAAAGGTTTAGTTAATCGTGGTTTTGATGTTTTTCTAGATTTAAAGTTTCACGATATTCCCAATACGGTTGCTAAGGCTGTCCAAGCCGCTGCCGACCTTGGCGTGTGGATGGTGAACGTTCACGCCAGCGGTGGTACTAAAATGATGACTCAAGCTAAAACAGCACTTGAGTCGTATGGTGATGATGCACCGTTATTAATAGCGGTGACTGTGCTTACCAGTATGTCAGAGCATGATCTGCGTGAATTAGGTATTAATGTAAGCCCTGAGCAACATGTAATGAACTTGGCTAAACTAACCCAACAAGCGGGCCTTGATGGTGTAGTATGTTCAGCTCAAGAAGCAGCAATGTTAAAACAAAATCTTGGCCAAGACTTTAAATTAGTAACGCCTGGTATTCGCCCTGTGGGTAGTGCTGTAGATGATCAAAAACGAATTATGACACCACCTCAAGCGATCGATTTAGGTGTTGATTACCTAGTAATAGGACGGCCAATAACTAAAGCTGCCGATCCACACCAAGTTCTGCAAGAAATTAATCAATCTATCATTGTGTAA
- the lapB gene encoding lipopolysaccharide assembly protein LapB, with amino-acid sequence MFELLFLLLPVAVGYGWFMGRNSVKQKDQSAKDELTIKYSTGLNYLLSNQQDKAMEYLLEALEVEDDTVEAHFAMANLFRKRGELDRALKVHEYLVRQPTLSDPHKQQSLFELGRDFYAAGLFDRAEKLFLKLIKSSTYSVKSLTYLLSIYQSTKDWHKGIKLLKPVVKGQDKKQIHVLANFYCELANIALADNDQIKQLELLQKALELDPTSSRANYQMAELFEQNEQFSNACQCYKQIFYQDQEFFPDVIDKMQGIYERSDMSDEFYAFMREVHEQTGSTTALIKYLYYVEQTESKDKAQEYLLHALNRRPTIRGFKHFVKMQLADSPDEETAKSLDVIRELVAAYLKVRPRYCCRSCGFNSTVHYWSCPSCHDWEQLKPVRGLEGE; translated from the coding sequence ATGTTTGAATTGTTGTTTTTGTTGCTTCCAGTTGCCGTCGGTTACGGTTGGTTTATGGGACGTAATAGCGTTAAACAAAAAGACCAAAGTGCTAAAGACGAACTCACCATAAAATACTCCACAGGCTTAAACTATTTATTGTCTAACCAACAGGACAAAGCAATGGAATACTTGCTTGAAGCGTTGGAGGTGGAAGATGATACCGTTGAAGCGCATTTTGCGATGGCAAATTTATTCCGCAAACGCGGTGAGTTAGATAGGGCGCTTAAAGTACATGAATATTTAGTGCGCCAGCCAACGTTATCCGATCCTCATAAGCAACAATCATTGTTTGAATTAGGGCGCGACTTTTACGCTGCAGGTTTATTTGATCGCGCTGAAAAGCTCTTCCTGAAATTGATCAAAAGCTCTACGTATAGCGTCAAATCATTAACGTATTTATTATCCATTTACCAATCAACCAAAGATTGGCACAAGGGCATTAAATTGCTTAAGCCTGTTGTTAAAGGGCAGGACAAGAAGCAAATCCATGTGTTGGCGAACTTTTATTGTGAGTTGGCAAATATCGCACTCGCTGATAACGATCAGATAAAACAATTAGAATTATTACAAAAAGCATTAGAGCTTGATCCGACATCGTCTCGAGCTAATTATCAAATGGCTGAACTGTTTGAGCAAAATGAGCAGTTTAGTAATGCCTGTCAGTGTTATAAGCAAATTTTTTATCAAGATCAGGAGTTTTTTCCAGACGTTATTGATAAAATGCAGGGCATATATGAGCGCAGTGATATGAGCGATGAGTTTTACGCCTTCATGCGTGAGGTTCATGAGCAAACGGGTAGCACAACGGCGCTCATTAAATACCTATATTATGTTGAGCAAACAGAATCAAAAGACAAAGCACAAGAATATCTTTTACACGCATTAAATCGACGGCCAACCATTCGTGGCTTTAAACATTTCGTCAAAATGCAATTGGCGGATAGCCCTGATGAAGAAACCGCAAAAAGCTTAGATGTTATCAGAGAGTTGGTTGCAGCCTATTTGAAAGTGCGCCCAAGATATTGCTGCCGAAGTTGTGGGTTTAACTCAACAGTACATTACTGGTCATGTCCATCATGCCATGATTGGGAACAATTAAAGCCGGTACGCGGCTTAGAAGGAGAATAA
- a CDS encoding lipopolysaccharide assembly protein LapA domain-containing protein, whose amino-acid sequence MKLYFSILLLFILLLVAFIFGTQNKQIVELNFLIARADITVAMAVSIFTAIGVAIGIMLALVFSLQRKLARRKKHRSS is encoded by the coding sequence TTGAAACTCTATTTTAGTATTTTGCTATTGTTCATTTTGTTGTTGGTTGCCTTTATCTTTGGTACCCAGAACAAGCAGATAGTTGAGTTAAATTTTTTGATTGCTCGAGCGGATATTACTGTGGCTATGGCTGTGAGTATTTTCACCGCGATCGGGGTTGCCATTGGCATCATGTTAGCTCTTGTCTTTTCGTTACAGCGTAAGCTGGCTCGTCGAAAAAAACATCGCTCCTCGTAG
- the cmk gene encoding (d)CMP kinase — protein sequence MPDSIPLITIDGPSGAGKGTAARMVADQLGWNFLDSGAIYRVLAVATEHHGIDVDNEEAVIPLASHLDVEFTIGDNGESRILLEGEDVTDNIRTEVVGAIASKVAAYPRVREALLRRQRAFREAPGLIADGRDMGTVVFPDAKVKVFLDASAEERAKRRFLQLQEKGEDVSIERLLEDIRQRDERDRNRAVAPLVPAEGALIIDSTQLSATQVVEKILAFANEKLS from the coding sequence ATGCCAGATTCAATCCCTTTAATTACAATTGATGGTCCAAGCGGTGCAGGTAAGGGGACAGCAGCAAGGATGGTTGCTGATCAGCTTGGTTGGAATTTCTTAGATAGCGGTGCCATTTATCGTGTGTTAGCGGTTGCCACAGAGCATCATGGTATTGACGTCGATAACGAAGAAGCGGTTATTCCGTTAGCATCACATTTGGATGTTGAATTCACTATCGGTGACAATGGTGAGTCGCGTATCTTACTTGAAGGTGAAGACGTCACTGACAATATTCGTACTGAAGTGGTTGGTGCTATTGCCTCAAAAGTGGCGGCATATCCGCGTGTACGTGAAGCGTTATTGCGTCGCCAGCGTGCATTTCGCGAAGCACCTGGGCTAATTGCCGATGGTCGAGATATGGGCACGGTTGTTTTCCCTGACGCCAAAGTCAAAGTATTCCTAGATGCTAGTGCCGAAGAGCGTGCAAAAAGACGATTTTTACAGTTGCAAGAAAAGGGTGAAGATGTTAGTATCGAGCGCCTTTTGGAAGATATCCGTCAACGGGATGAGCGAGATCGCAATCGCGCAGTAGCGCCATTAGTCCCGGCCGAAGGTGCGTTAATTATTGATTCTACGCAATTATCAGCAACGCAGGTGGTTGAGAAAATCCTTGCATTTGCCAATGAAAAATTGAGCTAA
- a CDS encoding ComEA family DNA-binding protein — protein sequence MKNFITPLFILALVAPMLAIAESNTPAAVVAKAEGRIDINSANAQQLTELKGIGLKKAQAIIEYRNSHGPFKALSDLTNVKGIGDKFVEKNAQYMKL from the coding sequence ATGAAAAACTTTATAACACCACTTTTTATACTGGCTTTAGTCGCGCCTATGCTGGCTATAGCAGAAAGTAACACGCCAGCTGCTGTTGTAGCAAAAGCAGAAGGGCGTATCGATATTAACTCAGCTAACGCTCAACAGTTAACAGAACTCAAAGGTATTGGTCTTAAAAAAGCTCAGGCGATTATTGAGTACCGTAATAGCCATGGTCCGTTCAAAGCTCTGAGTGATCTGACAAATGTCAAAGGCATCGGTGATAAGTTTGTTGAAAAGAACGCTCAATATATGAAGCTGTAA
- the ihfB gene encoding integration host factor subunit beta, whose amino-acid sequence MTKSELIEKLIDKLDHLAAKDVELAIKEIIEMMANTLESGERIEIRGFGSFSLHYRAPRTGRNPKTGESVELTGKYVPHFKPGKELRERVNMSL is encoded by the coding sequence ATGACTAAATCAGAGCTAATAGAGAAACTTATTGATAAACTCGATCATTTAGCTGCAAAAGATGTTGAGTTGGCCATCAAAGAAATTATTGAGATGATGGCAAATACGTTAGAAAGTGGAGAGCGTATTGAGATCCGTGGCTTCGGTAGTTTCAGTTTGCATTATCGCGCGCCTCGAACAGGCCGTAATCCAAAAACTGGTGAGTCAGTGGAGTTAACGGGAAAATATGTACCGCATTTTAAACCAGGTAAAGAATTACGCGAACGTGTGAATATGAGCCTGTAA